Proteins from a genomic interval of Quercus lobata isolate SW786 chromosome 11, ValleyOak3.0 Primary Assembly, whole genome shotgun sequence:
- the LOC115968351 gene encoding subtilisin-like protease SBT1.6, translated as MASPILLFLFSIFLYSFPHLIQSLSADQTVQTFIIRVDSQSKPSVFPTQYHWYASEFADPPRILHTYDTVFHGFSASLTQSEADTIGKNPSVLAVFEDRRRELHTTRSPQFLGLRNQRGLWSDSDYGSDVIIGLLDTGIWPERRSFSDRNLGPVPSRWKGACQAGEKFTVQNCNRKLIGAKFFSKGHDASASVGGPMVSNGTVEYRSPRDADGHGTHTASTAAGRYVFQANMSGYASGIAKGVAPKARLAVYKVCWKNSGCFDSDILSAFDAAVKDGVDVISISIGGSDGVSSPYYLDPIAIGSYGAVSRGIFVSSSAGNGGPDVMTVTNLAPWLTTVGAGTIDRNFPAVIKLGNGKQFSGVSLYAGAPIHGKMYPLVYPGKSGVLAASLCMENSLDPNVVRGKIVICDRGSSARVAKGLEVKKAGGVGMILANGMSAGEGLVGDAHILPACSIGVNEGDLVKKYLSSTPNPTATIDFQGTLLGIKPAPIVASFSGRGLNGLDPNILKPDLIAPGVNILAAWTDAIGPSGLDSDTRRTEFSILSGTSMACPHVSGAAALLKSAHPNWSPAMIRSALMTTANVLDNRNQPMMDEANGKPSTPYGFGAGHVNLGQAMDPGLVYDITNVDYVNFLCGVGYGLKEIQIITKSVARCPRKKPLAENLNYPSIAAWFSSAKVGAISKNFLRTVTNVGEVNAVYTVKVESPKGVTIVVKPTKLAFTAAVKKLSYVVTVTTDSKNLVLDDSGAVFGSISWSDGVGKHVVRSPIVVTLLTPL; from the coding sequence ATGGCTTCACCAATACtgctttttctcttctctatctTTCTCTACAGTTTTCCTCATCTGATCCAATCACTTTCCGCCGATCAGACGGTCCAGACCTTCATCATCAGAGTGGACTCTCAATCCAAGCCGTCTGTTTTCCCCACCCAATACCACTGGTACGCGTCCGAGTTCGCCGACCCGCCCCGGATCCTCCACACGTACGACACCGTCTTCCATGGCTTCTCCGCCTCTCTCACGCAAAGCGAAGCCGATACGATCGGCAAAAACCCCTCAGTCCTCGCCGTGTTCGAGGACCGCCGTCGCGAGCTTCACACCACTCGGTCTCCTCAGTTTCTTGGCCTCAGAAACCAGCGCGGTCTCTGGTCCGATTCGGATTATGGCTCCGATGTCATTATCGGTCTTCTCGATACTGGAATCTGGCCGGAGCGACGAAGCTTTTCCGATAGGAATCTCGGTCCGGTTCCGTCTCGGTGGAAGGGAGCTTGTCAGGCCGGAGAGAAATTCACGGTTCAAAACTGTAACCGGAAGTTGATCGGAGCTAAGTTTTTCTCCAAAGGTCATGATGCTTCGGCGAGTGTTGGTGGTCCGATGGTGAGCAACGGTACGGTTGAGTACCGGTCTCCGAGAGATGCCGATGGGCATGGTACACATACCGCTTCCACCGCCGCCGGGAGGTACGTTTTTCAGGCGAACATGTCAGGTTACGCTTCTGGAATCGCTAAAGGTGTGGCTCCGAAAGCTCGTTTGGCGGTGTACAAAGTTTGCTGGAAGAACTCAGGTTGCTTCGATTCCGATATTCTCTCCGCCTTCGACGCCGCCGTTAAGGACGGCGTTGATGTAATCTCGATCTCAATCGGAGGCAGCGACGGCGTTTCATCACCTTACTATCTCGACCCGATCGCAATCGGATCTTACGGCGCCGTTTCGCGAGGAATCTTCGTGTCCTCATCGGCCGGGAACGGTGGCCCCGACGTAATGACAGTGACAAACCTCGCTCCCTGGCTCACCACAGTCGGCGCCGGCACAATTGACCGGAATTTCCCCGCCGTTATCAAACTCGGTAACGGCAAGCAATTCTCCGGAGTATCGCTCTACGCCGGAGCTCCAATTCACGGCAAAATGTATCCTCTGGTCTATCCCGGAAAGTCAGGGGTCTTAGCTGCTTCTCTATGCATGGAAAACTCATTGGATCCAAACGTCGTCAGGGGCAAAATCGTAATTTGCGACAGAGGAAGTAGTGCGAGAGTAGCCAAAGGACTGGAGGTGAAGAAAGCCGGCGGCGTCGGAATGATACTCGCCAACGGAATGTCCGCCGGCGAAGGCTTAGTCGGCGACGCTCACATTCTTCCGGCTTGCTCAATCGGCGTCAACGAAGGCGATCTCGTCAAGAAATACCTCTCATCAACTCCGAATCCAACGGCCACGATTGATTTCCAAGGCACCTTGCTCGGAATCAAACCGGCTCCGATCGTAGCTTCGTTTTCAGGCAGAGGATTAAACGGTTTGGACCCGAACATTCTCAAACCCGACTTGATCGCGCCAGGTGTGAACATACTAGCCGCGTGGACCGACGCAATTGGCCCGTCCGGATTAGACTCCGATACCCGAAGGACCGAATTCAGCATACTCTCCGGTACTTCAATGGCTTGTCCTCATGTAAGTGGCGCAGCGGCCTTGCTTAAATCGGCTCATCCTAATTGGAGCCCCGCCATGATTCGGTCTGCATTGATGACCACCGCGAATGTCCTCGATAACCGAAACCAGCCGATGATGGATGAGGCCAATGGCAAACCATCCACGCCGTATGGTTTCGGTGCGGGGCATGTGAACTTAGGACAAGCTATGGATCCTGGCTTAGTTTATGATATCACCAATGTCGATTATGTCAACTTTTTGTGTGGAGTTGGATACGGTCTCAAGGAAATTCAGATCATAACTAAATCAGTTGCTAGATGTCCTAGGAAGAAGCCGTTAGCGGAAAATCTTAACTACCCGTCAATTGCGGCGTGGTTTTCGAGCGCGAAGGTTGGGGCGATCAGTAAGAATTTTCTGAGGACTGTTACCAATGTGGGTGAAGTGAATGCTGTTTACACTGTCAAAGTTGAGTCTCCGAAGGGTGTGACGATTGTCGTGAAGCCGACGAAGTTGGCTTTCACGGCTGCAGTGAAGAAGCTGAGCTATGTTGTGACTGTAACGACTGATAGCAAGAATTTAGTGCTGGATGACTCGGGTGCGGTGTTCGGGTCGATTTCTTGGTCCGATGGAGTGGGAAAGCATGTTGTTCGGAGCCCCATTGTGGTTACACTGTTAACTCCTTTGTAA